A section of the Primulina eburnea isolate SZY01 chromosome 1, ASM2296580v1, whole genome shotgun sequence genome encodes:
- the LOC140812471 gene encoding probable indole-3-pyruvate monooxygenase YUCCA5: MFSFSDNSNMFTRRCVWVNGPVIVGAGPSGLAVAAGLKDEGVPFVILDRADCIASLWQKRTYDRLKLHLPKRFCQLPKFPFPEDYPEYPTKKQFIDYLESYARHFDINPQFNESVESAKYDESCRLWRVKTVSVEGGEVEYICQWLVVATGENAERLVPEIEGLKEFGGEVIHACDYKSGESLRGKKVLVVGCGNSGMEISLDLCNHDAKPSMVVRSSVHILPREMFGKSTFELAVFMLRWLPLWFVDKILLVLAWMILGNIEKFGLKRPSVGPLELKNTRGKTPVLDIGALAKIRSREIQVVPGIKRFSCGTAEFVDGEKLEFDSVVLATGYCSNVPFWLQETEFFSKNGFPKETFPHGWKGKAGLYAVGFTRRGISGASADALKIAQDITNAWKDDLKKKKLKVSTHRRCISTF, translated from the exons ATGTTCAGTTTTTCAGATAATTCGAATATGTTTACTCGGAGATGTGTTTGGGTGAATGGCCCTGTGATTGTAGGGGCGGGGCCTTCAGGCCTGGCTGTGGCCGCGGGGTTGAAAGATGAAGGCGTGCCGTTTGTGATTCTTGACAGAGCAGATTGCATTGCATCTTTGTGGCAGAAGCGTACCTATGATCGCTTGAAGCTTCATCTTCCCAAGAGATTCTGCCAGCTGCCTAAATTCCCATTTCCCGAGGATTACCCGGAGTATCCGACCAAGAAACAGTTCATCGACTACCTGGAATCATACGCAAGGCATTTTGACATTAACCCACAATTCAATGAGAGCGTAGAGTCGGCAAAGTACGACGAATCTTGCCGTTTGTGGAGGGTTAAGACTGTTTCTGTTGAAGGAGGTGAGGTCGAGTACATTTGCCAATGGCTGGTGGTGGCGACCGGGGAGAATGCGGAGCGTCTGGTGCCGGAGATCGAGGGGTTGAAGGAGTTTGGCGGGGAAGTTATCCACGCCTGTGATTACAAATCTGGTGAAAGCTTAAGAGGGAAGAAAGTTCTTGTTGTGGGGTGTGGAAATTCGGGCATGGAAATTTCGCTTGATCTTTGTAACCATGATGCAAAGCCTTCTATGGTTGTTCGAAGCTCG GTTCATATATTGCCAAGAGAGATGTTTGGCAAATCCACATTTGAATTGGCTGTGTTTATGCTTCGATGGCTGCCTCTATGGTTTGTGGACAAGATTTTGCTGGTTCTGGCATGGATGATTCTTGGAAATATTGAGAAATTCGGGCTTAAAAGGCCGAGTGTTGGTCCGTTGGAGCTGAAGAACACTCGAGGAAAAACTCCCGTTCTAGACATTGGTGCTCTGGCAAAAATCAGGTCAAGAGAAATCCAAGTAGTGCCAGGAATCAAGCGATTTTCTTGTGGCACAGCAGAGTTCGTCGATGGCGAAAAACTCGAATTTGACTCGGTTGTGTTGGCTACTGGATACTGCAGCAATGTCCCTTTTTGGCTACAG GAAACCGAATTCTTCTCTAAAAATGGTTTTCCAAAGGAGACATTCCCACATGGTTGGAAAGGAAAAGCTGGACTTTATGCTGTTGGATTTACCAGAAGAGGGATCTCTGGTGCCTCTGCTGATGCTCTAAAAATAGCACAAGATATAACCAATGCTTGGAAAGAtgacttgaagaagaaaaagctAAAAGTCTCAACTCATAGACGATGCATTTCAACTTTCTGA